In Bacillus sp. FJAT-45350, the genomic window ATGTACAACGATTTTTACGCAAGCGTTGGGCTTTACCAGCAGTTTATCTAGGGGCTGCAGCTATTGTGTTAAGTGCATTCTTTGTAATGCAAGGTCAACAGGATGAAGGTGCATTACCGCCAGATGAAATGGGAGTAGAGCAAGAGACAAACGAACTTGTAGGCTATGACCAAGAAGCAATTCCTGTAACGAATCAAAATGAAGTTGTAAAAATGCCAGTAGTCGATGAAAATGAAGTTGAAGTTGTTGGATATTTCTATGATTATGAAGCGTCTCCAGAAGAACAGCAAGCTGCTCTTGTATATTACAATAATACTTATTACCAAAATAAAGGAATCGACCTAGCTAAAGAGAGCGGTGAAAGTTTTGATGTTACTGCAGCATTAAGTGGTACAGTTGTTAAAGCAGAAAAAGATTCACTATTAGGTTACATCGTTCAAATTAATCATGATAATGGCGTTGTTACTCACTATCAAAGTTTAGAGTCTATTGAGGTAGAAGAGGGAGCAACAGTTAAGCAAGGTGACCTATTAGGGCAAGCTGGACGTAATCTGTATAACAGTGATGCAGGGGTACATTTACACTTTGCTATTCGTCATAACGGTGATGCTATTAATCCATTAGACTTCGTGAATCAATCAATTGAAACAATTGTAGAAGCTGGCCATAGTGTTGAAGAAAATGCTGTCAATGCGGAAGAAGATGAAGAAGTAGCCGAAGACGAAGATAAAGAAAAAGAAGATGAAGTAGACGAAGTAGAAGAGCAAGATAACGACGATAATTAATGCAAAAATGAGGTTGACTCAAGGTAACTAGTTTCTAAAAGAAATTAGGATAAGCCTGGGTCAACTTTTTTTTATTTTGCGAAATACATATAAATAGGATAAAAAAATTTAGTAGGGACTAAAAGGGAAAAACGCTTATATCCCAAGGGAAATGAGCTAGTTTTCACGAGTTGTTAAAAAAATAATTTATAAAATTTCAAAAAAAGTGTTGACTAACTATCTGAAAATTTGGAATAATGTGTGTTATAACATAGCATTATAGCCGAAACAGGCAGTAACAGATTAAGAAAAATAAATTAGAATTTTATGGAATACTATCGAGTGACGCTTAGTATAAATAAATAGGGCATGTATCACAGGGGCAGGTAATAGAACTAGAAGAATATCTACCCTATTTAATTTAGTCAAAATGATAGCGTTTTCAAAAGGCTGAGTCTGTAGTCAGTCTTTAGTCGGTTACTATGTTTAAGGGGGAAAGTTAAATGATTTATGTCTTTTTACTCATAACGGTGCTCAGCTTAGTAATTACTTTTTGGAAAAAGAAACCGATTGCTCTAACCGCTCCGTTTGTCCTAATGGGTGTTTATATGATAGTTCAAATCGCAATGGTGCCTTTACCATTTTTTGAAACAGTAAAATTTATTTTTAGTTTAAGGTGATAAAGATGGCAAATGGAAAAGTAATTTCACAAGTCTATGAAACTGAACAGGTATGTAGCAAGTGTGATAGTGAAGATATTATCGTGATGAAAAAGTGGAGGTACTTCTTCTTACTTTCAACATTGCCGATGATAGTAGCAATTGTCGCTAGTATCTGGGTTCATCCAATCTTTTTAACAATGCTAGTTATTATCTACTTTATTAATAATCGAGCTGCAAACAAGAAGACACCAATGACAGTATGCCGAACGTGCAAACAAGTTTCCTTTGGTAAGAAAGAGTGATGTGAAACGATTTGATAGGTAAGCAATCTGTACTAAAACCTATCAAAATGAAAGCGATTACATTTTTATTAAATAGAGGGGGGATAAATTCGTAAGTTTGTAAGGTTTTTAAATAATTAGGAGGTGAAAGACATGAAGAAAATCGATAAGTCAGTTGCAGACGCGTATTTCAAAGCGCGTACAACACTCGTCATTATTTGTCTAATTATTGGAGCTTCAACTTCTTTTGGGGTAGTAGCATTTGCTGAAGCATTCTCAACATTTACTATTATGGGTATGCCAGCTCATTACTATATGGGTGCTCAAGGAGCGGTATTATCATTTGTTATTCTACTATTTGCTAATGCAGTTATTAGTGACAAGATTGATAAGAAATATGGTATCGATGAGTCTATTAATGAAAGCACAAGTGCAGGTAAAGCACTAGACCACTAAAATCAAAGTAAGGACTTACATTATGAAGAATTTAACAGGGAAAAAGGGCTCACATTGATGGTTCAAACGTGAGCCTAAGAAAAACATTGCGAATTTATTTTACTATATTCAATTGAGAAAAGACAGAATGTATACATTTAAGGGGGGAATATTGTGGATCAACAATCTTTGGTTTCCATTATAATGATTTTGGCAACATTTGGACTTTATATCGGTATTTCTGTATATAACCGAGCAAAAGCAACGTCTGATTTCTACGTAGCAAGCCGTGGGGTACCGCCATTTTGGAACGGTATGGCCATCGGTGGTGACTGGATGAGTGCCGCTTCCTTTATCGGTATGGCCGGTACGGTAATGATTCTTGGTTATGATGGTCTTGCTTATATCATGGGTTGGACTGGTGGTTACTTACTATTAACATTCTTATTAGCTCCACAGTTACGTAAGTATGGACGTTACACAGTGCCAGAATTCATTGGAGATAAATTCGACAGTAATGCTGCTCGTTTAATTGCTGCGATTGCAACAATTATTATCTCGTTCGTATACATTATTGGTCAGCTTTCAGGTTCTGGGGTTGTTATCGGACGTATCTTAAGTATTGATTCAATGTACGGTACAATGATTGGGGTAGTTATCATTGCCATCTATGCAACTCTTGGTGGTATGAAGGGGATTACTTGGACTCAGGTAGCTCAGTACATCATCCTTATCATTGCATACATTATTCCAATTGTTGTTATGTCACTACAAGTTACAGGAAACCCATTACCTTGGTTAACGTATGGTAATGTAATTACACAATTAGGTGAACTTGATAAAGAGTTAGGTATTACGGAAATTCTACAACCATTTGCTGCAAGTGATAAATCTCAATTTATTGCATTAATGTTCACGCTTATGGTTGGTACGGCAGCACTTCCACACGTAATCGTACGTTTCTTTACAGTATCAACAATGAAAGCAGCTCGTTGGAGTGGTGCTTGGGCGCTAGTATTTATCGCTTTACTATACTTATCAGCACCTGCATATGCAGCGTTCTCTCGTTTCATTCTTATGACTCAAGTTGCTGGTAACCCGATTGATAGTCTTCCTGCATGGACGCAAAGCTGGGTTGACACAGGTCGCTTACAAGTAGCTGACCAAAATGGAGATGGAATCCTTCAGTGGACAGAAATCGTTATCAGTAATGATATCGTTGTAATGGCAACACCGGAAATTGCAAACCTTGGGATGTTCGTTATCGGTTTAGTTGCAGCTGGTGCAATGGCAGCGGCACTTTCTACAGCCGGTGGTTTATTAATCACAATTTCATCTTCATTCGCACATGATATTTACTATCGTTTAGTAAATCCACAAGCGAGCGACAAGAAGCGTTTAGCAGCTGGTCGTTGGGCAATCGTTCTTGCTACAGTAGTAGCTGGTATTACAGCTCTTGACCCACCTGGGGTTATTACGCAAATCGTTGCTTGGGCATTCGCATTAGCGGGTGGTACGTTCTTCCCAGTATTACTTTTAGGAGTATGGTGGAAGCGTATGAACAAGCAAGGGGCAATCGCAGGGATGTTAGTAGGTTTAAGTTCTGCATTACTTTACATCTTACTTGCACGTCAAGGCATTACGATTGCAGGAATTCAAGATACTGGAGCTGGTATAATCGCTGTACCACTTAACTTCATTGCTTGTATCGTAGTAGCAAGTTTGACAGCAGCTCCAACGCAAAAACAAATGGAAGAAACAGAAGACTTGAAATATCCAGAGCAAATGACGTACAAAGATGGCGAAGTTTGGATGGATGAAGGTAAATAAAAACATTATAAATGATGTACAAAGGACTTCTGCTTACCCTTTTGGGTGGCAGAAGCCTTTGTTATATCGTGAGAAGGTTTATAAACTATGTACTTAAAAAATACATAATTATTATCTAGTGGAAAATTATACCTTATGATAAATTAGAAGAGCGAATGGCAAATTCCAAATTTCAAATTGCGAATTAAGAGATGAATTAAACAATCTTTAAAGGTTTTAATTTGCAATTCTAAATTCGCAATTCTAAATTAGAATTAATAGATGGCGAGGTATGTATGGATGAGATACCAAGAAAATCAGGAATTATACGAGGAAATTAAACAACACCCTTTATTCAAAGGAGTTACTGAACAACAATTTGAACAACTGATGGAAAAATGCACCCTTAAGGCCTACGGGAAAGGCGATAAAGTACTCTATTCGAAAACTCCGAGAGAAGGATTACTACTAATTTTAACTGGGATGGCTGAGGTTTTTGTAGATAGTGAAGAGGCACATCTTTCAAAGGAAGTACTAGAAGTATTAGAGACAGGAGATATGATCGGATTTTCTTCTTTAGCTCATTTTCTAGGGGAGCCGGATGATCATGTCAGAAAGTATACAGTAGAAGTTCGCGCAGTAGAAGATTCAGTTTGTTTACAAATTCCTTACTCTGTACTAGAAGCCAGGTGGGATGAAGAAGAAGTACGTGATTATGTGTTACGTCAAGTATCTATACGATTACGAGATATATACGCTTCACTTGCTGAACAAGTACAACTAGCAAGTGAATTCGGTGAAAGTGAACCATTTATTCGTAGAATTCAAGATTTGATGAATGAACCGATTCTATCTAGTAAAAAGACAGAACAAATCCAAGAAGTCGCTCAAAAAATGGTCAACCACTCTACTAGCTCAATAATAGTCATAGATGAGAATGAAAAAATTGTAGGGATTATTACTGAAAATGATTTAGTAGAAAGAGTAATTTTAAATCCTAACAGTGCAAGGTTAACTGCAGAGGATGTCATGACGCCAGATCCATACACAATCACTAGGGATGCTTACTACTATGAGGCCATGTCTAGCTTTTTAATGAATGGTGTTAAGCATTTACCAGTTGTTGAAAATGGAATTGCAATTGGTATGGTTACCCACTCTGATTTATTACGTAAGAAGAACCGTGGCACAATGGAAATTTTACAAAAAATAGAGGAATCGACACTCGATAATTTACCTTCTGTGAAAAAAGCGATATATGATGTGTTATCAAACTTAATAAATGATGGAATACCGACAATTCATACATTAGAAATTATTACGAAGCTATATGACCGTTTAGTGAGGCATTGTGTCGAGCTCGCTGTCGCGACATTAAAAGAGCAAGGAAAAGGAGAGCCACCTGTGAAATATGGTTGGTTCCAAATGGGTAGTGGAGGAAGAGGAGAGCAGTTTCTATTAACAGATCAGGATCATTTTCTAGTTTATGAGAATCCACAAGAGGAGCAAGCAGAAGAAGTGAAGGCGTACTTTGATGCCCTGGGGAAAGAGATAGTTCATCATCTCCACACAGCAGGGTATAAGCTTTGTGACGGAAAAATGATGGCAAGTGAAGAACAATGGCAGGGCTCTCTGGACCGCTGGCGTGACCGTTTACGTGGCTGGGGATTAAGGGCAACAAATGATAACGTCTTACTAGGCCATAACTTCCTGTCTTATCGTTTCTTATACGGTGACGATACCCTTCATGACCATTTTGTAAAAATGATAAAAGAGCAGCTTGGGAAATCACGTATATTCCTATACCGGATGGCAGAACAAGAGAAGACGAGTCAGGTTCCTAATTTAGATCATCCGATTCGCGCGCTCTTTAGATTAAAAAGAGATTCAATTGATATTAAGAAGCATGCTCTATTCCCACTTCATCATTGTTTGCAAATTTTAACTGCTCACCATGGTGTGGTAGAAGGAACTCCTTTGCAACGTATAGATGCATTACTGAAAATAAATGTCTTTGCAGAGGATTTTGCTGATGAGCTTCGTTTTGCTTATGAAGTCGTTCTAAAGCTACGGGTTGACCAGTCGTGGAATCGTTATAAGCGAGGAGAAAAGAATTCAAGTGAAATTAAATTCACTCATCTTCGTTCACGAGACAAAGAAGAATTAATGATCGTCTTAAAAACAATCCGCTCACTACAAAACCAAACATTAGGGGCATTTGGGATGATGTAGGTAGTATATGAGGTAAATGTTCCAAAAGGTTGTTTTTAAACCTTTTGGGGCGCTACTTTTGAGATAGCTTCTTCTAAAATAAATTTTTCAAGTTTACTAAACTGCTAGTTGGTAAATAGTAGTTTAACCAATTTTTAGAAAATTCTAACTAAAGTACTGACAAATGACCTTAACTAGTATAGAATGGGAATTATTAGGTCTGTTTTATAACAATAGTAGTGAAGGTTATTTGATTTAGACAAAAATGTAAACGTTCTCATTTAAAACTTATTGAACGCTCGATTGTGAGAATAGTTACGAACAAGGGGAGAGTTTTATGATGATGTTCTGGAAAAAGAAGCAATTGCATTATCAGCTTGATCATCAACCGCCGTTAGACACTCGACTCCGTGATTTATCTTTTACCGTATTTGATACAGAAACAACTGGATTTGCTGTTGGAGCAAAAGACCGAATGATTGAGATAGGAGCCGTACATGTGGAAGGGCTACGTGTAACGGACCATACGTTTCAAACCTATGTAAATCCACACAGGGAGATCCCTGATAATATAACGAAGCTAACAGGTATTCACCAGCATCAAGTAGATGATGCACCATCTTCACTAGAAGCGATCGAAAACTTTTTTCAGTTTATTGAGGACTCACAAAGTGCTGGGTGGGTAGGTCATTATTTAAGTTTTGATGTAATGGTGCTAAAGAAGGAATTACAGCGAGAAAAATATACGTTTGAACAACCACTCTATATCGATACGCTAGATTTAATAGGCTATTTAAACCCGTCTTGGGATATGAGAGATTTAGAGAATTACGCCCGCACATTTGGAACAGGAATCTTCCAACGCCACAGCGCCTTAGGTGATGCACTAACAACGGCGCATCTCTATGTAGAGTTACTAAGATTAATAGAAGATAGAGGAAAGAAAACTCTAGCAGATCTAATCCAAGTAACCGACATCAACAACAAAAACCGCGTCCTGCAATTTTAATATACTAACAAATCGCATTGTCAAAGACAGTGCGATTTTTTGCTGTACCTCAAAAAATAGATTTTTTAATGGCTAATTGTGAATGAGTAATGGTTAATTAAAGAAATAGTAATAAGTACATCACAAAATCAACAACCTAAATCCCTAACACCCTGGCACAGCCAGATAGAAAAAACATTACCCATTAACCACTAACAATTAATAATTATTTCCCTTCTCTCTCTCTCGAACTTCAATTAATAATTCATAACCAATAACTCATAATTTTCAGAAAAATCCCCCTTGTCCCTTTATCTAAAAGGCTTTCTGTTGAAAAACCTGGTATATATACCCTTCCTCCTTAATAAAATGTTACAAATCACCAAGTTAGATTAGGAGGCGAGTGGTGTGCACGATTACATCAAAGAACGTACAATCAAGATTGGCAGGTACATCGTGGAGACAAAAAAGACGGTGCGAACAATTGCAAAGGAGTTTGGGGTATCAAAGAGTACCGTCCATAAGGATCTAACCGAACGACTGCCGGAAATCAACCAGGAACTTGCCAATGAAGTAAAAGGAATTCTCGAATATCATAAGTCGATTAGGCATTTGCGTGGTGGAGAAGCGACGAAGGTGAAATACAAGAGGAGCACGGACCAAGAAGGTGACATGGTAATCAAAAACTAATTCATAATCTTGAGGAAAATCAATCCCTGTATTTAACAAAATATGATAAAATGAATCATTAGGATATAGTATACTAACGAGCTGATTATAGATCGAGAAGAAGACAGGGAGGATAAGCAAAATGTTTGGTAGGGATATAGGGATTGATTTAGGGACAGCAAACGTCCTCATTTATGTGAAGGGAAGTGGAATCGTCCTAGATGAGCCTTCAGTTGTAGCGATAGATACAGGTAATCAGAGAGTGTTGGCTGTTGGAGAGGAAGCTTTTCGCATGGTTGGGCGAACACCGGGAAATATCGTTGCTCTTAGACCGATGAAGGATGGAGTTATTGCAAACTTCGAGATGACAGAATCGATGCTAAAACATTTCCTAGGAAAGATTAATGTGAAAAGCTTTTTAGCGAAGCCGCGTATCCTCATATGCTGCCCAACAAACATTACGTCTGTTGAACAAAAGGCAATAAGAGAAGCGGCAGAGAAAAGTGGCGGAAAGAATGTTTATCTTGAAGAGGAACCGAAAGTAGCTGCTATTGGTGCAGGAATGGATATATTTCAGCCGAGCGGTAACATGGTAGTAGACATAGGCGGTGGAACAACAGATGTTGCTGTTCTTTCAATGGGTGATATCGTCACCGCCTCTTCAATTAAAGTAGCTGGTGATAAATTTGACCAAGAGATTCTTAACTACATAAAAAAGGAATACAAGTTACTTATTGGAGAGCGCACAGCTGAAAACATTAAGATCCAAGTAGCAACGGTGTTTCCAGGTGCTCGAGAAGAAGAAATTGACATCCGTGGACGTGATATGGTAAGTGGACTTCCACGTACAATTACCGTATACTCAAAAGAGATTCAAAAAGCGTTAGAAGAGCCTGTTTCTTACATTGTACAAGCCTCTAAATCAGTTTTAGAACGTACGCCACCAGAGCTTTCTGCCGACATTATTGACAGAGGAGTTATCTTAACAGGTGGAGGCGCACTCCTACACGGAATCGACCTCCTACTAGCCGAAGAACTCAAAGTCCCTGTCTTCATAGCAGAAGAACCAATGCACTGCGTAGCCAAAGGAACAGGAATCATCCTAGAAAACTTAGATAGAATGTCGAGTAAGAAAATACGTATTTAATTATAAATTCTGAGTTATGAGTTATGAATTAAAAGCACTTGAACCTACAATTCATAATCAAGCACTTATAATTCATAATTGTCTTTAAAAGTAAAAGGAAAATAAGGATTTAAATAATTATAAATTCTGAGTTATGAATTAAAAGCACTTGAACCTATAATTCATAATTAAGCACTCATAATTCATAATTGCACTAAAAAGGGGGTTTACCGATGCTTCGTGGTTTATACGGCTCTGCTGCTGGGATGATTGCTCAGCAACAGCGACAAGAAATGTTGTCTAATAACATAGCCAATGCTAATACTCCTGGATATAAAGCGGATCAAGCGTCATTACGGACGTTTCCAAATATGCTAATTCAATCGATGGGTACATCAAACTTCCCACCAAACCGTTCTCAAGTCATTGGGGACATAAGTACGGGTGTATACTTACAAGAACGAATGCCGAACTTCCGTCAAGGAGATATAAATGAAACAGGTAACAATACGGATATTGCACTTTTGCAAGGAGCAATGCCATTAAATGAAGATGGTCGCCCAGGTGCACTATTTTTTGCTGTTGAAAATCAAGACGGAGATATTCGTTATACGAGAAACGGCAACTTTGCTGTAGATGGACAAGGCTTCTTAGTAACCGGTGATGGCTTCTATGTCCAAAATGCAGCTGGTGAGCGAATTGAAGTAGGGAATGAGAACTTCCGTGTAACACAGGAAGGAACGATTCTAGCCGAAAATGGAGCCAACCTAGGTCAACTAGAAGTTGCATTTGCTGCTGATCCAATGCAACTTGTAAAAGAAGGTAGCGGACTACTCCGACTTGAAGCAGAAGGCATTGACGTACTGCCGACTGCATTCGGTAACGGTGATGTGACGTTTCAGCTAAACCAAGGCTTTATTGAACGTTCAAATGTAGATGCTGCACAAACAATGACGGAGATGATGAATGCCTTCCGTTCATTTGAAGCAAATCAAAAAGTATTGCAAGCATACGACCGTAGCTTAGAAAAGGCAGTTAATGAGGTTGGTCGAATTGGATAGAAAGGTGTTAAGTTAACATGAACACACAAATGCTAATGTCGTCTGTTACCATGGGTCAACTGCAAAAGAAACTAGATACAATTTCTCATAACCTAGCAAATGTTAATACGCAAGGATATAAACGTCGTGAAGCTACATTTTCAGATCTTCTTTTTCAACAAGTAAATAATCAGTCTTCTGACCGTTATGAAGAGGGACGTTTAACTCCAAATGGAATACGTGTTGGTTCTGGTGCGAAGATAGGACAGACTGCACTTCGGATTGAACAAGGCTCCTTGCAAAGCACGGACCGACCTTTAGATGTGGCAATCACTCAAAAGGGTCACTTCTTCCAAATTGGGGTTAATGTTGACGGTGCACTTGAAACCCGTTACACAAGGGACGGAGCTTTTTATTTTTCACCTGTCCCGGGAAATGAAGCACTTCTAAACTTAGTTACACAAGATGGAGACTATGTTTTAGGTCAAGGTGGTCCAATTACGATTCCTGCTAATCATTCAGAGATTCAAATTAGCAATCGAGGAACGATCACTGCTCGCTTTGAAGATGGGACAACAGAACAAGTCGGTCAGCTTGAGCTTGTAAATGTAGAAAGACCACAAATGTTAGTTCAAATGGGTCAAAATAACTTTGGGTTACCTGGTAACCTAGCAGAGCTTGGATATGTAGCTGCAGATATTCTCGGAGTTATTCCTAATGGTCAGGTTTCCGTTGAACAAAACATGTTAGAAATGTCCAATGTCAATTTACAAAAAGAAATGAATGACCTGATGCTTGCACAACGCTCTTATCAATTTAATTCAAGATCAATAAGCATGGCGGACCAAATGATGGGACTAGTAAATGGTATTCGTGGATAAGGGGAGGTAGGATAGATTATCCTAGTAACTACCTCTTTTATATAGTATACGAGTATGAAAAAAAGGAACAAATGAGGAGAAACTATGAGTACTGAAGAAAAGCAGTCGCGACTGAGCAAAAGAGAAGAGGAAAGAGAAAAGCAAAAGGAAAAGAAGCGAAGTAGAGGACGAAAGAGAGAACGTATTCGTCTCATTCCTATTTGGGTTCGTTTAATCATTGTTGCTGTTCTTGTGTTCCTCAGTCTAATAGCTGGTGTAATGTTCGGTTACGGCATTGTCGGGGATGGTACTCCTACAGACGCTCTAAAAGCAGAAACATGGCAGCATATTTTTAACATCCTTAGCGGCGTAGAAAAATAAAGCAAAGGATGTTTTTCCTATACATATGAAAAATTTATTGGAGGTCATACTATGTCTATGTTAACAATTGAAGAAATAAAAAAAATCATTCCTCATCGTTACCCATTCTTATTAATTGACCGTATTGAGGAAGTAGAAGAAGGAAAGCGCGCAGTTGGTCTGAAAAACGTATCAGCCAACGAAGAATACTTCAATGGACACTTTCCTGATTATCCTGTTATGCCAGGCGTTCTCATTGTTGAAGCATTAGCACAGGTTGGCGCAGTAGCAATCCTTAAAAAAGAAGAAAACCAAGGAAAGTTAGCTTTCTTCGCTGGAATTGACAACTGCCGTTTTAAGGAGCAAGTAAAACCAGGAGATCAACTTCGTTTAGAAGTAGAAATTGTTCGCCTGAAAGGTCCAATCGGAAAAGGTAAAGGTATTGCAACAGTTAACGGGAAAACTGTTTGTGAGACAGAGTTAATGTTTGCGGTGA contains:
- the fabZ gene encoding 3-hydroxyacyl-ACP dehydratase FabZ, which gives rise to MLTIEEIKKIIPHRYPFLLIDRIEEVEEGKRAVGLKNVSANEEYFNGHFPDYPVMPGVLIVEALAQVGAVAILKKEENQGKLAFFAGIDNCRFKEQVKPGDQLRLEVEIVRLKGPIGKGKGIATVNGKTVCETELMFAVK
- a CDS encoding flagellar hook-basal body protein is translated as MLRGLYGSAAGMIAQQQRQEMLSNNIANANTPGYKADQASLRTFPNMLIQSMGTSNFPPNRSQVIGDISTGVYLQERMPNFRQGDINETGNNTDIALLQGAMPLNEDGRPGALFFAVENQDGDIRYTRNGNFAVDGQGFLVTGDGFYVQNAAGERIEVGNENFRVTQEGTILAENGANLGQLEVAFAADPMQLVKEGSGLLRLEAEGIDVLPTAFGNGDVTFQLNQGFIERSNVDAAQTMTEMMNAFRSFEANQKVLQAYDRSLEKAVNEVGRIG
- the spoIIID gene encoding sporulation transcriptional regulator SpoIIID, which gives rise to MHDYIKERTIKIGRYIVETKKTVRTIAKEFGVSKSTVHKDLTERLPEINQELANEVKGILEYHKSIRHLRGGEATKVKYKRSTDQEGDMVIKN
- a CDS encoding rod shape-determining protein, yielding MFGRDIGIDLGTANVLIYVKGSGIVLDEPSVVAIDTGNQRVLAVGEEAFRMVGRTPGNIVALRPMKDGVIANFEMTESMLKHFLGKINVKSFLAKPRILICCPTNITSVEQKAIREAAEKSGGKNVYLEEEPKVAAIGAGMDIFQPSGNMVVDIGGGTTDVAVLSMGDIVTASSIKVAGDKFDQEILNYIKKEYKLLIGERTAENIKIQVATVFPGAREEEIDIRGRDMVSGLPRTITVYSKEIQKALEEPVSYIVQASKSVLERTPPELSADIIDRGVILTGGGALLHGIDLLLAEELKVPVFIAEEPMHCVAKGTGIILENLDRMSSKKIRI
- a CDS encoding DNA-directed RNA polymerase subunit beta; the encoded protein is MSTEEKQSRLSKREEEREKQKEKKRSRGRKRERIRLIPIWVRLIIVAVLVFLSLIAGVMFGYGIVGDGTPTDALKAETWQHIFNILSGVEK
- a CDS encoding sodium:solute symporter family protein, which encodes MDQQSLVSIIMILATFGLYIGISVYNRAKATSDFYVASRGVPPFWNGMAIGGDWMSAASFIGMAGTVMILGYDGLAYIMGWTGGYLLLTFLLAPQLRKYGRYTVPEFIGDKFDSNAARLIAAIATIIISFVYIIGQLSGSGVVIGRILSIDSMYGTMIGVVIIAIYATLGGMKGITWTQVAQYIILIIAYIIPIVVMSLQVTGNPLPWLTYGNVITQLGELDKELGITEILQPFAASDKSQFIALMFTLMVGTAALPHVIVRFFTVSTMKAARWSGAWALVFIALLYLSAPAYAAFSRFILMTQVAGNPIDSLPAWTQSWVDTGRLQVADQNGDGILQWTEIVISNDIVVMATPEIANLGMFVIGLVAAGAMAAALSTAGGLLITISSSFAHDIYYRLVNPQASDKKRLAAGRWAIVLATVVAGITALDPPGVITQIVAWAFALAGGTFFPVLLLGVWWKRMNKQGAIAGMLVGLSSALLYILLARQGITIAGIQDTGAGIIAVPLNFIACIVVASLTAAPTQKQMEETEDLKYPEQMTYKDGEVWMDEGK
- a CDS encoding flagellar hook-basal body protein; the protein is MNTQMLMSSVTMGQLQKKLDTISHNLANVNTQGYKRREATFSDLLFQQVNNQSSDRYEEGRLTPNGIRVGSGAKIGQTALRIEQGSLQSTDRPLDVAITQKGHFFQIGVNVDGALETRYTRDGAFYFSPVPGNEALLNLVTQDGDYVLGQGGPITIPANHSEIQISNRGTITARFEDGTTEQVGQLELVNVERPQMLVQMGQNNFGLPGNLAELGYVAADILGVIPNGQVSVEQNMLEMSNVNLQKEMNDLMLAQRSYQFNSRSISMADQMMGLVNGIRG
- a CDS encoding M23 family metallopeptidase: MRDEEKNKSSKTEESKSFNVQRFLRKRWALPAVYLGAAAIVLSAFFVMQGQQDEGALPPDEMGVEQETNELVGYDQEAIPVTNQNEVVKMPVVDENEVEVVGYFYDYEASPEEQQAALVYYNNTYYQNKGIDLAKESGESFDVTAALSGTVVKAEKDSLLGYIVQINHDNGVVTHYQSLESIEVEEGATVKQGDLLGQAGRNLYNSDAGVHLHFAIRHNGDAINPLDFVNQSIETIVEAGHSVEENAVNAEEDEEVAEDEDKEKEDEVDEVEEQDNDDN
- a CDS encoding 3'-5' exonuclease, whose product is MFWKKKQLHYQLDHQPPLDTRLRDLSFTVFDTETTGFAVGAKDRMIEIGAVHVEGLRVTDHTFQTYVNPHREIPDNITKLTGIHQHQVDDAPSSLEAIENFFQFIEDSQSAGWVGHYLSFDVMVLKKELQREKYTFEQPLYIDTLDLIGYLNPSWDMRDLENYARTFGTGIFQRHSALGDALTTAHLYVELLRLIEDRGKKTLADLIQVTDINNKNRVLQF
- a CDS encoding DUF294 nucleotidyltransferase-like domain-containing protein, whose protein sequence is MRYQENQELYEEIKQHPLFKGVTEQQFEQLMEKCTLKAYGKGDKVLYSKTPREGLLLILTGMAEVFVDSEEAHLSKEVLEVLETGDMIGFSSLAHFLGEPDDHVRKYTVEVRAVEDSVCLQIPYSVLEARWDEEEVRDYVLRQVSIRLRDIYASLAEQVQLASEFGESEPFIRRIQDLMNEPILSSKKTEQIQEVAQKMVNHSTSSIIVIDENEKIVGIITENDLVERVILNPNSARLTAEDVMTPDPYTITRDAYYYEAMSSFLMNGVKHLPVVENGIAIGMVTHSDLLRKKNRGTMEILQKIEESTLDNLPSVKKAIYDVLSNLINDGIPTIHTLEIITKLYDRLVRHCVELAVATLKEQGKGEPPVKYGWFQMGSGGRGEQFLLTDQDHFLVYENPQEEQAEEVKAYFDALGKEIVHHLHTAGYKLCDGKMMASEEQWQGSLDRWRDRLRGWGLRATNDNVLLGHNFLSYRFLYGDDTLHDHFVKMIKEQLGKSRIFLYRMAEQEKTSQVPNLDHPIRALFRLKRDSIDIKKHALFPLHHCLQILTAHHGVVEGTPLQRIDALLKINVFAEDFADELRFAYEVVLKLRVDQSWNRYKRGEKNSSEIKFTHLRSRDKEELMIVLKTIRSLQNQTLGAFGMM
- a CDS encoding DUF4212 domain-containing protein, encoding MKKIDKSVADAYFKARTTLVIICLIIGASTSFGVVAFAEAFSTFTIMGMPAHYYMGAQGAVLSFVILLFANAVISDKIDKKYGIDESINESTSAGKALDH